The following coding sequences are from one Pocillopora verrucosa isolate sample1 chromosome 5, ASM3666991v2, whole genome shotgun sequence window:
- the LOC131770578 gene encoding uncharacterized protein, translated as MENSVRDTKMTTRKRDRKEIFYTCSSTLSIISIVLVFALFVRIETVTRDLRTTDTKFSLQIQQIRDVLKESSASSRGSENFDASNASRYKISVLRRSADTVNGNESIRNYDIGEAIKRYVRSIMKGYICQSPDRVCVAGSPGPIGARGLPGKRGPKGIRGKKGTRGMVGPPGEPGKQGIKGDIGPKGVKGEKGNPGTPGQPGAKGEPGESLSAPKVTVSPTSDTVTENQTATFYCSANGNPTPTVTWSKTGDTEPIASPHNKLEITKATYNDSGNYVCTAKSILGEMQKQVKLLVEAPPRFTKIPNRVIRVNRGKKASASCQAFGFPTPKIVWSRGLVPLPQGRTSVSNGTLDISHFDPKDSGTYRCTASNKLGSISALTTLYYIHREFKAVFTNLGASGRFGPTSLGSHYANQDHDGQVTLSSGIQQWTVPYTGDYRIQAIGAAGGYDSYANSAQYRGRGARMIGTFRLKEGEVIQILVGQEGGVNGRSHSSGGGGGTFVVRGAYTFLIIAGGGGGIESARSRHSGCDASTGSLGNPGHKSWSGGSGGHGAQTADAYNSGGGGGGFFSSGRSSKQFGGTSGYGGEGGRGFIQGAVGGRAKFNNAVGGFGGGGGAYGNGGGAGGGGGYSGGSSGDNEGNSCGGGGGSYNAGKNQQNECCYQSSGHGQVIITLL; from the exons ATGGAAAACAGCGTACGAGATACAAAAATGACCACCAGAAAAAGAGAccgaaaagaaatattttacaCGTGCTCTTCTACGCTATCgatcatttcaattgttttaGTGTTTGCTCTGTTTGTGAGAATAGAAACTGTCACCCGGGACTTGAGGACAACGGACACGAAATTCTCGCTGCAAATTCAGCAAATCCGAGACGTTCTGAAAGAAAGTTCAGCCTCTTCCCGCGGGAGCGAAAACTTCGACGCATCAAATG cgAGCCGATACAAAATTTCGGTTCTTCGTCGCAGCGCGGATACAGTTAACGGCAATGAATCGATTAGGAACTATGACATTGGAGAGGCTATCAAGAGATACGTGCGATCGATTATGAAAGGATATATTTGTCAAAGTCCAGACAGGGTTTGCGTGGCAGGGTCCCCCGGACCAATAGGAGCTCGTGGTCTTCCGGGAAAAAGAGGGCCTAAAGGAATTAGGGGAAAGAAGGGAACGCGAGGAATGGTGGGACCTCCAGGAGAACCGGGAAAGCAAGGCATCAAGGGAGATATTGGCCCCAAAGGAGTCAAGggagaaaaag GAAACCCAGGGACACCTGGACAACCAGGAGCTAAAGGTGAACCAGGCGAGTCCCTATCTGCACCAAAGGTGACTGTATCACCGACTTCAGACACTGTTACTGAAAACCAAACTGCTACGTTTTATTGCTCGGCTAATGGCAATCCAACGCCTACCGTCACCTGGAGTAAAACAGGTGATACGGAACCAATTGCAAGCCCACATAATAAGTTAGAAATCACAAAAGCTACGTATAATGACTCGGGAAATTATGTTTGCACAGCTAAGAGCATATTGGGTGAGATGCAAAAGCAGGTGAAGCTCCTTGTGGAAG CTCCTCCACGATTTACCAAAATTCCAAACAGAGTCATTAGAGTCAATAGAGGTAAAAAAGCATCTGCCTCTTGCCAGGCGTTTGGTTTTCCGACGCCAAAAATAGTTTGGTCAAGAGGACTTGTCCCGTTACCACAAGGTCGAACAAGTGTCAGTAATGGAACCTTAGACATATCACACTTTGATCCTAAAGATTCTGGTACGTACCGATGTACCGCGTCCAACAAGCTGGGATCTATCAGTGCTTTGACAACTCTTTATTATATACACAGAG AGTTTAAGGCCGTCTTTACCAACCTTGGTGCAAGTGGAAGATTTGGTCCAACATCACTTGGTAGTCACTACGCTAatcaggatcatgacggacaagttacattgtccagcggtattcaacagtggactgtgccgTACACTGGTGACTACAGAATACAAGCAATAGGAGCAGCAGGAGGGTATGATTCATACGCTAACAGTGCTCAATACCGAGGGagaggagcaagaatgattggaacattCCGTTTAAAGGAGGGTGAAGTTATTCAAATACTTGTCGGTCAAGAAGGAGGAGTAAACGGGCGGAGTCATTCCtctggaggtggtggaggtacatttgtagtaagAGGAGCCTACACATTCTTGATTATAGCCGGGGGTGGAGGAGGCATAGAATCTGCACGTTCAAGGCATTCAGGATGTGATGCTAGTACTGGTTCATTGGGAAATCCTGGGCACAAGTCATGGTCAGGGGGAAGCGGTGGACATGGTGCACAGACCGCTGATGCTTATAATTCTG GTGGCGGTGGCGGAGGTTTCTTCTCCAGTGGCAGAAGTTCAAAGCAGTTTGGCGGTACCTCGGGGTATGGTGGAGAAGGTGGCAGAGGATTTATCCAAGGAGCGGTGGGAGGTAGAGCCAAGTTTAACAATGCTGTTGGTGGATttggtggaggtggaggtgCTTACGGAAATGGAGGAGGCgcaggaggaggaggaggatactCTGGAGGAAGCAGTGGAGATAATGAGGGTAATTCGTGTGGAGGCGGTGGAGGATCTTATAATGCTggaaaaaatcaacaaaacgAATGTTGCTATCAATCATCTGGCCATGGTCAGGTGATCATAACCTTACTGTAA